The following is a genomic window from Candidatus Binatia bacterium.
CGGCGTTCCAGAAGGACGGCACGATCACGGCGGCGAACGCCTCCAAGATCAACGACGGTGCGGCGGCGCTGATTCTCGCCAGCCGGGAAGCCGTGGAGAACCAAGGCCTCGAGCCGCTCGCGCGCATCGTTTCGTACGGAGGCTGCGCGCAGGCGCCGGAGTGGTTCACGACCGCACCCGTCGGGGCGGTGCGTCAGTGCGTTGAGCGCGCGGGGCTCACGCCGGGAGACGTCGACCTCTACGAGATCAACGAGGCATTCTCGGTCGTCAGCCTCGCCTGCGCACGCGACCTCGAGATCTCGCTGGGCGCGGTGAACGTTCGCGGCGGGGCCGTGGCCCTGGGTCATCCGATCGGCGCGTCGGGCGCGCGGATCCTGGTGACGCTTTTATACGCGATGGCGGAGCGCGGAGCGAAGCGCGGCGTTGCGACTCTCTGCATCGGCGGCGGCGAGGCTCTCGCCGTCCTGGTCGAGCGCTAGCCAGCCGCCCCTCCCGCGCTAGCCGGCGGGCTTTCGCCCGCGGCAGGCCATTGAGATGGGGCCCAGGATCAGGAAGTCGTCGCGGCGGGCCTCCCGGAGGCCTTCGTCGACGGTTGCCTGGTCGATCAGGCCGGCTTGGACGAGGCTCGGGGCACCTCGTTCGTACGCGAGGATCAGCCACTCGGCGCTGTCGGTTCCTCCGTACATCGTGCTGACGTCACCGCGGCACTCGATCTCTTCGAGTCCGCGGGTTTGGAAGGAGGAGAGCATCCGGTTGGCCCAATGACGGTCGTAGCCGTTCAACTTCCCTGCGACGTCCATCATCGTCTCGTACAGAGCGCGAAAGGCGGCGGGTAGCGGCTGCTGCTCGAACGCGCTCCACTCGGGGTCCGCGACAAGGAGCCACCCGCCAGGCTTCAGTACGCGAACGAACTTGTCCAGGACTTCCTCGCGTTGGTCGATGGTCTGCAGGACGGCTCGCGCGTGGACGAGGTCGAACTCGTTCTCGGGAAGATCCTCCTTCACGATGTCGTGCTGGCGGACTTCGAGGTTGCCGGCGCCCTCGGGTTGAAAACGAATGTCGATGTCGGTCGAGAGAACCGAGCCAGTAGGGCCGACCTGGTCGGCGATCCAGCGCGCGAGGGCTCCGCCTCCTGACCCGACGTCGAGACAGCGCCAACCGGTGGTCAGCCCTGCTCGCGTGAGATGCTCGGCGCTGTGGCGGTCGCGGAGGTCGCCGAGAATCGAGAGCCGGCGGCGTTCGGTCTCGGCGTCCTTCGCTTCGTCGGAGACGCGGTACGAGGGGCGCTCTCCGGGTCGGTCGGTGTAGTCGGCCATGGGTTCTCGGCGCATGGACGGGCTAGTGCCCGCCGGCGCTCTCCTCGTCGTAGGGCCAATTCGGCATCGTGAAGGCGCCGCCGTCGACCCAGATAGTTTGCGCAGTGATGTAGTCGGCCTTCGGACTCGCGAGGAACTCGACGAGGTTCGCGACGTCGCGCGGGGCCCCGAC
Proteins encoded in this region:
- a CDS encoding methyltransferase domain-containing protein codes for the protein MADYTDRPGERPSYRVSDEAKDAETERRRLSILGDLRDRHSAEHLTRAGLTTGWRCLDVGSGGGALARWIADQVGPTGSVLSTDIDIRFQPEGAGNLEVRQHDIVKEDLPENEFDLVHARAVLQTIDQREEVLDKFVRVLKPGGWLLVADPEWSAFEQQPLPAAFRALYETMMDVAGKLNGYDRHWANRMLSSFQTRGLEEIECRGDVSTMYGGTDSAEWLILAYERGAPSLVQAGLIDQATVDEGLREARRDDFLILGPISMACRGRKPAG